The following are encoded together in the Coregonus clupeaformis isolate EN_2021a unplaced genomic scaffold, ASM2061545v1 scaf1420, whole genome shotgun sequence genome:
- the LOC121579376 gene encoding NACHT, LRR and PYD domains-containing protein 3-like, producing the protein MSLSGEREERGTATKRKYSEREEGATASKKSLTQDTSSKSVQKPRAESPTPSREPLRRGKMSEQQMKSSDYQLDYENVQDSVETMEGIVSQGAVMFTHNPLGMRSQTLLTVQQDIKAKLKHKYQHISEGIGHHGNQSLLKDVYTELYITEGGSGGVNYEHEVRQIEMASKKQTTQETPIKCNDIFKPLPGQDKPIRTVLTKGIAGIGKTVSVQKVILDWAEGKANQDVHFMFPLPFRDLNLKKDQYSLMQLLSHYFSELKEIDSIEDGETKTVFIFDGLDECRLPLDFKNNERCCDVTKPTSVDVLLTNLIKGNLLPSALLWITSRPAAANQIPPECVDQVTEVRGFNDPQKEEYFRKKITDQNLANEIIKHMKTSRSLHIMCHMPVFCWISATVLEMMLKEAEKDEVPKTLTQMFTHFTRIQIIVKNKKYNKATETNPKELSQSDKEMILKLAELAFQQLQKGNLIFYEEDLRECGLDVTEASEYSALCTEIFKEESGLNQEKVYSFVHLSIQEFLAAVHALESCLDKKENVFPHEAVTSGYDDYDDDDDEAFSVSDDYSSDDDSDEATTPTLLQNVITQQYRDMKSDPLYDLHRRAVDQALKSENGHLDLFLRFLLGLSLESNQNLLRGLLTQTGSTTQSNAETVERTVRYLSDKIKRESSPERIINLFHCLNELGANSLVEDMQTSLRSGTLSVTRLKPDQCSALAYLLLMSEEVLEEFDLKTYTTSETGYQRLLPVVKTCKRALLDHCKLTYKSCETLASALQTPNGLTSPLCNIQTLVLGQCGLTEGCCSDLASVLSSPNSQLKQLELRDNDLQDSGVTLLSAGLEDPDCKLHTLGLSGCLVTEEGCAALSSALTSNPSHLKELDLSYNHPGDSAGGLLSAALVDPTDKLMKLNVDHGGEFRVKPGLRKYACHLTLDPNTANPNLILSERNRKVTQVEEKQHYEDHPDRFDHHYQVLCREGLSGSRYYWEVEKDGDGAYIGVVYKGMQRMGKEKDSWIGYSRKSWCLLCYDSGYDLYQFYHAGVSRSIPGPVSNRVGVYLDWPAGTLSFYSVSSSGTLTHLYTEHTTFTEPLYPGFRFVVSSSSVTLCQIDDQHIQSRDHGGECCIKPGPEKWIPQSCKTCDHVEYSTHWLQIEPLTSTVQEVTMFRHRTPKGRYECTVSGLRWVCERDVILKYHFRNWEPYSQLLKDMQYGQGGPLLDITMELGELEEVHLPHFVCLGTNHSLRNEMKILHVEEHGVSVEEVHEVTRFHAKILHPKFSAIAVILSYIFFWNVAVHCDVVLYMAVKKATVISRLYMLLRNSSQKEAVRDREKHQVSQGYSELVLSSPNGSLKLNSWFAVKNPHSSSINPEKIQLLPADTTPSCCKMVMRNTGVDIEMELIGDDERTVWRDMVPTDEYIPETHSTSAVLGAGRPAESSLTGSTEQQLRSVLTEFVKRSVRTCPG; encoded by the exons atgagtctgtctggggagagagaggagagaggcactgCCACTAAGAGGAAGTattctgagagagaggagggggccacTGCCTCTAAAAAGAGTCTGACTCAAGACACCAGTTCTAAGAG TGTCCAGAAGCCCAGAGCAGAGTCACCTACACCCAGCCGGGAACCTCTGAGACGTGGCAAAATGTCTGAACAACAGATGAAAAGCTCTGACTACCAGTTGGACTATGAAAACGTTCAGGATTCAGTTGAGACGATGGAGGGGATTGTCAGCCAGGGTGCTGTAATGTTCACACACAACCCTCTGGGTATGAGGA GTCAAACTCTTCTGACAGTCCAACAAGACATTAAGGCTAAACTGAAACACAAGTATCAACACATATCTGAAGGAATTGGACACCATGGAAACCAAAGTCTGTTAAAGGAcgtctacacagagctctacatcacagagggtggaagtggaggggtcaattatgaacatgaggtgagacagatagagatggcatccaagaaacaaaccacacaagagacaccaatcaAATGCAACGACATCTTCAAGCCTTTAcctggacaagacaaacctatcagaactgtgctgacaaaaggaatcgctggcattggaaaaacagtctctgtgcagaaggtcatccttgactgggcagagggaaaagcaaatcaggacgtTCATTTCATGTTTCCTCTTCCTTTCCGTGATCTGAACCTGAAAAAGGACCAATACAGTCTGATGCAACTTCTTTCCCACTACTTCTCAGAGCTGAAAGAGATTGACAGCATTGAAGATGGTGAAACCAAAACTGTTTTCatttttgatggtctggatgagtgtcgACTTCCTCTAGACTTCAAAAACAATGAGAGGTGCTGTGATGTCACGAAGCCAACCTCAGTGGACgtgctgctgacaaacctcatcaaggggaatctgcttccctctgctctcctctggataacctcacggcctgcagcagccaatcagatcccacctgaatgtgttgaccaggtgacagaggtacgagggttcaatgatccacagaaggaggagtacttcaggaagaaaatcacagatcagaatctggccaatgaaatcatcaaacacatgaagacatcaaggagcctccacatcatgtgccacatgccagtcttctgttggatatcAGCCACTGTCCTTGAGATGATGCTGAAAGAGGCAGAGAAGGATGAAGTCCCCAAAACTCTGACCCAGATGTTCACACACTTCACGCGCATCCAAATAATTGTGaagaacaagaagtacaacaaagCCACAGAGACAAACCCAAAGGAACTGTCTCAGTCAGACAAAGAGATGATCCTGAAACTGGCAGAGCTGGCTTTCCAACAGCTGCAGAAGGGCAACCTGATCTTCTATGAGGAGGACCTGAGAGAGTGTGGCCTTGATGTCACAGAGGCATCAGAGTACTCAGCATTGTGTACAGAGATCTTTAAAGAAGAATCTGGGCTGAACCAAGAGAAGGTCTACAGctttgtgcatctgagcattcaggagtttctagcAGCAGTGCATGCTTTAGAATCATGTCTGGACAAGAAGGAAAATGTTTTCCCCCATGAAGCAGTCACTAGTGGTTATGATGActacgatgatgatgatgatgaagcgTTTTCAGTCAGTGATGATTATTCCTCTGACGATGACTCTGATGAAGCAACCACTCCAACCCTACTCCAAAATGTCATCACACAACAGTACAGAGACATGAAGTCAGACCCGTTGTATGACTTACACAGGAGAGCAGTGGACCAGGCCTTGAAGAGTGAgaatggacacctggacctgttcctccgcttccttctgggcctctcactggagtccaatcagaatctGTTACGAGGCCTTCTGACACAGACAGGaagtacaacacagagcaatgCGGAAACAGTCGAGAGAACAGTCAGGTACCTTTCAGACAAGATCAAAAGGGAATCCTCACCAGAAAGGATCATCAacttgttccactgtctgaatgaacttggTGCCAACTCTCTAGTTGAAGACATGCAAACCTCCCTGCGATCAGGAACTCTTTCAGTAACAAGACTAAAACCTGACCAATGTTcagccctggcctacctgttactgatgtcagaggaggtgctggaggagttTGACCTGAAGACATACACCACATCAGAGACAGGTTATCAGAGGTTGCTGCCGGTAGTGAAAACCTGCAAGAGAGCACT actggaTCACTGTAAACTAACATATaaatcctgtgagactctggcttcagctctgcagacaccaaac ggactaaccagtccactctgcaacatacagacactagt TCTAGGTCAGTGTGGTCTGACAGAGGGTTGCTGTTCAGATCTGGCCTCAGTCCTGAGTTCACCCAACTCACAACTGAAACAACTGGAGCTGAGAGACAATGACCTGCAGGACTCAGGAGTTACACTGctgtctgctggactggaggatccagactgtaaactacacacactgggg ctgtctggctgtctggtcacagaggagggctgtgctgctctgtcttcagctctgacgtcaaacccctcccacctgaaagagctggacctgagctacaatcacccaggagactctgcAGGGGGACTGCTTTCAGCTGCTCTGGTGGATCCCACAGATAAACTGATGAAGCTGAA TGTGGATCATGGTGGAGAGTTCAGGGTGAAACCAGGGCTGAGGAAAT ATGCCTGTCATCTCACCCTGGACCCAAATACAGCAAACCCAAACCTGATACTGTCTGAGAGGAACAGGAAGGTGACACAGGTGGAGGAGAAGCAGCATTATGAAGACCATCCAGACAGATTTGACCATCATTACCAAGTTCTCTGCAGAGAAGGCTTATCTGGATCTCGttattactgggaggtggagaagGATGGTGACGGGGCTTACATTGGTGTGGTGTACAAAGGAATGCAGAGGATGGGAAAGGAGAAGGACAGTTGGATTGGATACAGTAGGAAGTCCTGGTGTTTATTATGCTATGACAGTGGATATGACTTGTACCAGTTTTACCATGCTGGAGTCAGCAGATCCATCCCTGGTCCTGTTTCTAACAGAgttggagtgtatctggactggccagctggTACTTTGTCCTTCTATAGTGTGTCCTCCTCTGGTACACTGACACACCTTTACACAGAACACACCACATTCACTgaacccctctatcctgggtttagGTTTGTGGTttcctcctcctcagtgacccTGTGTCAGATAGATGACCAACACATTCAAAG CagagaccatggtggagagtgttgtATCAAGCCTGGACCTGAGAAAT GGATTCCTCAGAGCTGTAAGACTTGTGACCATGTTGAG TACTCCACACACTGGCTTCAGATTGAACCGTTGACTTCCACTGTCCAGGAAGTGACAATGTTCAG GCACAGGACACCCAAAGGGCGTTATGAGTGCACAGTGTCTGGGCTCCgctgggtgtgtgagagagatgtcaTTCTGAAGTATCACTTCAGGAACTGGGAACCCTACAGTCAACTTCTGAAAGACATGCAGTACGGACAAGGTGGTCCATTGCTGGACATCACTATGGAGTTAGGTGAACTGGAGGAAGTTCATCTGCCACACTTTGTCTGTTTAG GGACCAACCATTCCCTGAGGAATGAGATGAAGATTCTTCATGTAGAGGAACATGGAGTGTCTGTTGAGGAAGTGCATGAGGTCACCAGATTCCATGCTAAGATTCTCCATCCCAAGTTCTCAGCTATCGCTGTTATACTgagctatatatttttttggaACGTAGCTGTCCACTGTGACGTGGTCCTCTATATGGCAGTAAAAAAGGCAACAGTAATTTCACGGCTGTACATGCTCCTCAGAAACTCCAGTCAGAAAGAG GCTGTTCGGGACCGGGAGAAACATCAGGTGTCCCAAGGATATTCAGAATTGGTGCTGTCAAGTCCAAACGGGTCCTTAAAGCTGAACAGTTGGTTTGCAGTCAAGaatccccattcctcctccatcaatccAGAG AAGATTCAGCTGTTACCTGCAGACACCACACCAAGCTGTTGTAAGATGGTTATGAGAAACACAGGGGTTGACATTGAGATGGAGTTAATCGGGGATGATGAGAGGACAGTATGGAGAGATATGGTACCAACAG ATGAATACATCCCTGAAACCCATTCAACTA GTGCTGTGTTGGGGGCAGGGCGTCCGGCTGAGAGCAGTCTGACTGGTTCTACAGAGCAGCAGCTGCGTTCTGTACTGACAGAGTTTGTGAAACGCAGTGTCAGGACCTGTCCTGGAAG